The following nucleotide sequence is from Candidatus Binatia bacterium.
ATCTTTCGAAACGCTGAAGACGCAGCGGGTAGCTTCGCGGCTATATTGCGTTCGGCTTCGGCGATGGCTACCGCAGAACTTACGCAGTCGATCAGCGTGAGTTCCGACAGTTGGAGGAGAATGTGACTCGCGCCCCTCGTCGATGCCGCGCCCGCGATGAGCACATCGGCGTCGCAGAAGACACGGACAAGGCACTCCTCGCCGGGGCCGCCCTCAGCTCCGCTTGCGGGAGCCACGGCGCCTCGTTCGCACTACTCGGCGTGAGGTCAGCAGGTCGGCAATGTCGAGCCCCGCGGCGAGGCGCAGTCGCTCGATCTCGGACGCGAGCTTGGGAACGACTGCCCCTTGCGGAGAGAGCAGGATGCCCCCATCGAGGTCAATGACGGTCAGGCTGTCTCCTGAATCAAGTCCGTACTTTGCCCGGAGCTTCGCCGGGAGTATGACGCTCCCCCGAGGTTGAATCTGAATCGTTGCCGAGCGCATTGCGGTTCCTCCGACTTCCGAACGTTAGTAGCAGAATGTGAATCGGCGTCCAACGGTGCCTCCGTTGACAGCGGCGGAAGCTCTCGTATTCATCCGTCCAACGCGGCGAGGTCGCTGCGCTACGCCTTCTTGAACAGTGGTATCACGTCCGCCCTGGCTTTCAGCACGTCGAGATAATCCGCCCAAGCCTGCATCATCTTCCGCCGCTCCGGCAGGTGCTCGGCGAAATTGTAGGCCGCGCTCACGGCGTTGCGCTCGGCGTGCGCAAGCTGGCGCTCGATGGCCTGATGGTTCCAGCCTCGTTCATGCAGCAGGGTGGACGCCATACTGCGGAAGCCGTGGCCAGTCATTTCTTCCTTCGGGTATCCCATGCGCCGTAGTGCCGCCAGAATGGCGTTGTTGCTCATCGGCCGCTCGCGCGAACGCACGCTCGGGAAGACAAAACGTGGCGTGTGCGGCTTGGCCGCGATTCCGCGGTTCGTCAAGGGTTCAAGCTCGCGCAGGATCTCGATGGCCTGGCGGGACAGCGGCACGATGTGCTGTTCCCGCATCTTCATGCGCTCAGCGGGGATGCGCCATTCGGCCTCTTCGAGGTTGATCTCCGGCCACTGCCCTTTGCGCAGTTCGCCGGGCCGCACGAAGCGCAGCTTCGGCGGGCGTGCGCCTTCGCCGCGGCTTCCCACCTTCGCCGAGGCGCTTCGGTGGGCGTGCCCTGGCGCCTTCGCCGAGGCGCTTCGGTGGGCGTGCGGCAGTTCACCACAGCCGCTTATTGGCGAACGCTCGGCCAGATCCCGACTTGAGATAGCGCTCGAAGGCGATCGCGCGCTGGTCGTC
It contains:
- a CDS encoding AbrB/MazE/SpoVT family DNA-binding domain-containing protein translates to MRSATIQIQPRGSVILPAKLRAKYGLDSGDSLTVIDLDGGILLSPQGAVVPKLASEIERLRLAAGLDIADLLTSRRVVRTRRRGSRKRS